A single Numenius arquata chromosome 1, bNumArq3.hap1.1, whole genome shotgun sequence DNA region contains:
- the LOC141464246 gene encoding galactosylgalactosylxylosylprotein 3-beta-glucuronosyltransferase 1-like isoform X2 — protein sequence MLRRRNLLTTLLIALPWALLLTLWHQYPTTRYLSLLRNENVTSKALLNGTSALREEGLPSCIRQQQSIGTTPKVIQNYVYSRPPPWSDTLPTIFVITPTYTRPVQKAELTRLANTFLHVQNLHWVVVEDSPRRTNLVSNLLEKAGLNFTHLNVETPKSLKLGLSWIPSHTPRGTLQRNLGLHWLRDSFSNAAPPEGVVYFADDDNTYSLELFEEMRYTRRVSVWPVAFVGGLRYESPKVSPAGKVVGWKTVFDPNRPFAIDMAGFAISIKLILEKPQASFKLEGVKGGYQETSLLKDLVTMDGLEPKAANCTKVLVWHTRTERPTLVNEGKRGFTDPRVEV from the exons ATGCTGAGGAGACGTAACCTTCTTACCACGCTCCTGATCGCCTTGCCATGGGCTCTTCTCCTAACCTTGTGGCACCAGTATCCAACCACCCGCTACCTCAGCCTGCTGAGAA ATGAGAATGTGACCTCTAAAGCTCTTCTCAATGGTACATCTGCACTGAGAGAAGAAGGCCTCCCATCATGCATTCGGCAGCAGCAAAGCATAGGAACAACGCCTAAAGTCATCCAGAATTATGTGTACTCCAGGCCTCCTCCATGGTCAGACACCCTGCCAACCATCTTCGTTATCACCCCTACCTACACCCGGCCAGTGCAAAAAGCTGAGCTGACCCGTCTGGCCAACACCTTCCTACACGTACAGAACCTGCACTGGGTGGTAGTGGAAGACTCGCCCAGGAGGACCAACCTGGTATCGAACCTGCTGGAGAAGGCAGGGCTCAACTTCACCCATCTCAATGTGGAGACACCCAAGAGTTTGAAGCTGGGTCTGTCCTGGATCCCATCCCACACCCCAAGGGGGACACTACAGAGGAACCTGGGGCTGCACTGGCTGAGGGACAGCTTCAGCAACGCAGCACCACCAGAAGGGGTAGTGTATTTTGCCGATGATGATAACACCTACAGCCTGGAGCTCTTTGAAGAG ATGCGCTACACAAGGAGAGTGTCGGTCTGGCCGGTGGCATTCGTTGGGGGGCTGCGATATGAATCCCCAAAAGTGAGCCCAGCAGGGAAGGTGGTGGGCTGGAAAACTGTCTTTGACCCTAACCGGCCCTTTGCTATTGACATGGCTGGATTTGCTATCAGCATCAAGCTGATTTTGGAGAAGCCTCAGGCCAGTTTCAAGCTGGAGGGAGTTAAAGGAGGCTACCAGGAAACCAGTCTGCTGAAGGATCTAGTGACTATGGATGGGCTGGAGCCCAAAGCAGCCAACTGCACAAAG GTGTTGGTCTGGCACACAAGAACTGAGAGGCCCACTCTGGTTAACGAAGGCAAGCGTGGATTTACAGACCCCAGAGTAGAGGTGTAA
- the LOC141464246 gene encoding galactosylgalactosylxylosylprotein 3-beta-glucuronosyltransferase 1-like isoform X1, with amino-acid sequence MLRRRNLLTTLLIALPWALLLTLWHQYPTTRYLSLLRKETDENVTSKALLNGTSALREEGLPSCIRQQQSIGTTPKVIQNYVYSRPPPWSDTLPTIFVITPTYTRPVQKAELTRLANTFLHVQNLHWVVVEDSPRRTNLVSNLLEKAGLNFTHLNVETPKSLKLGLSWIPSHTPRGTLQRNLGLHWLRDSFSNAAPPEGVVYFADDDNTYSLELFEEMRYTRRVSVWPVAFVGGLRYESPKVSPAGKVVGWKTVFDPNRPFAIDMAGFAISIKLILEKPQASFKLEGVKGGYQETSLLKDLVTMDGLEPKAANCTKVLVWHTRTERPTLVNEGKRGFTDPRVEV; translated from the exons ATGCTGAGGAGACGTAACCTTCTTACCACGCTCCTGATCGCCTTGCCATGGGCTCTTCTCCTAACCTTGTGGCACCAGTATCCAACCACCCGCTACCTCAGCCTGCTGAGAA AAGAGACAGATGAGAATGTGACCTCTAAAGCTCTTCTCAATGGTACATCTGCACTGAGAGAAGAAGGCCTCCCATCATGCATTCGGCAGCAGCAAAGCATAGGAACAACGCCTAAAGTCATCCAGAATTATGTGTACTCCAGGCCTCCTCCATGGTCAGACACCCTGCCAACCATCTTCGTTATCACCCCTACCTACACCCGGCCAGTGCAAAAAGCTGAGCTGACCCGTCTGGCCAACACCTTCCTACACGTACAGAACCTGCACTGGGTGGTAGTGGAAGACTCGCCCAGGAGGACCAACCTGGTATCGAACCTGCTGGAGAAGGCAGGGCTCAACTTCACCCATCTCAATGTGGAGACACCCAAGAGTTTGAAGCTGGGTCTGTCCTGGATCCCATCCCACACCCCAAGGGGGACACTACAGAGGAACCTGGGGCTGCACTGGCTGAGGGACAGCTTCAGCAACGCAGCACCACCAGAAGGGGTAGTGTATTTTGCCGATGATGATAACACCTACAGCCTGGAGCTCTTTGAAGAG ATGCGCTACACAAGGAGAGTGTCGGTCTGGCCGGTGGCATTCGTTGGGGGGCTGCGATATGAATCCCCAAAAGTGAGCCCAGCAGGGAAGGTGGTGGGCTGGAAAACTGTCTTTGACCCTAACCGGCCCTTTGCTATTGACATGGCTGGATTTGCTATCAGCATCAAGCTGATTTTGGAGAAGCCTCAGGCCAGTTTCAAGCTGGAGGGAGTTAAAGGAGGCTACCAGGAAACCAGTCTGCTGAAGGATCTAGTGACTATGGATGGGCTGGAGCCCAAAGCAGCCAACTGCACAAAG GTGTTGGTCTGGCACACAAGAACTGAGAGGCCCACTCTGGTTAACGAAGGCAAGCGTGGATTTACAGACCCCAGAGTAGAGGTGTAA